In one window of Rathayibacter caricis DSM 15933 DNA:
- a CDS encoding ATP synthase F0 subunit C — protein sequence MDSVTVLAELTGNIATVGYGLAAIGPGIGVGIVAGKTVEAMARQPEMAGRLQTTMFLGIAFTEVLALIGLATYFIFAA from the coding sequence GTGGACTCAGTCACCGTTCTCGCCGAACTCACCGGCAACATCGCGACGGTCGGTTACGGCCTCGCAGCGATCGGCCCCGGCATCGGTGTCGGCATCGTCGCGGGCAAGACCGTCGAGGCGATGGCGCGCCAGCCCGAGATGGCCGGCCGCCTCCAGACCACGATGTTCCTCGGCATCGCGTTCACCGAGGTGCTCGCCCTCATCGGCCTCGCCACCTACTTCATCTTCGCGGCGTAG
- the atpB gene encoding F0F1 ATP synthase subunit A — protein sequence MTLLVSASTGESDFHTPSISEFFPPGFLFVDTPFEINRVMMVRFIAVIALMLFFWLGTRKMRIVPGRFQSVVEMAFDFVRVTIAKDILGEKDARRFLPILVTIFFAIIAMNLTGIVPFLNIAGTSVVGMPLFLGLVAYVTFIYAGIKDRGMGFFKNALFPPGAPFLIYFILTPIELLQTFIIRPLSLALRLVMNMIVGHLLLVLCFSATQFFLFSSQVDPGFKLFGVVTFAFGGAFTLFELLVAVLQAYIFTLLAAVYIQLAVAEEH from the coding sequence GTGACCCTGTTGGTCTCTGCCTCGACCGGTGAGAGTGACTTCCACACCCCGTCGATCTCTGAGTTCTTCCCGCCCGGTTTCCTCTTCGTGGACACCCCCTTCGAGATCAACCGCGTCATGATGGTCCGCTTCATCGCGGTCATCGCGCTGATGCTGTTCTTCTGGCTCGGGACGCGCAAGATGCGCATCGTGCCCGGACGCTTCCAGAGCGTCGTCGAGATGGCCTTCGACTTCGTGCGCGTCACGATCGCGAAGGACATCCTCGGCGAGAAGGACGCACGCCGCTTCCTGCCGATCCTGGTGACGATCTTCTTCGCGATCATCGCGATGAACCTCACCGGCATCGTGCCGTTCCTCAACATCGCGGGAACCTCCGTCGTCGGCATGCCGCTCTTCCTCGGTCTGGTGGCCTACGTCACCTTCATCTACGCCGGCATCAAGGACCGCGGGATGGGCTTCTTCAAGAACGCCCTGTTCCCGCCCGGAGCCCCGTTCCTCATCTACTTCATCCTCACGCCGATCGAGCTGCTGCAGACGTTCATCATCCGTCCGCTCTCGCTCGCCCTGCGACTGGTCATGAACATGATCGTCGGGCACCTCCTGCTGGTCCTCTGCTTCTCGGCCACGCAGTTCTTCCTCTTCAGCTCGCAGGTCGACCCGGGCTTCAAGCTCTTCGGTGTCGTGACCTTCGCCTTCGGAGGCGCCTTCACGCTCTTCGAGCTGCTCGTCGCCGTCCTCCAGGCGTACATCTTCACTCTTCTCGCTGCGGTCTACATCCAGTTGGCCGTCGCCGAGGAGCACTGA
- the atpA gene encoding F0F1 ATP synthase subunit alpha, whose translation MADITISPDEIRDALKDFVSSYEPGKASTTEVGYVIDAADGIAHVEGLPGVMANELIRFSNGVLGLAQNLDENEIGVVVLGEFSGIEEGMEVTRTGEVLSVPVGDGYLGRVVDPLGNPIDGLGDIASEGRRALELQAPGVMSRKSVHEPLQTGIKAIDAMIPVGRGQRQLIIGDRQTGKTAIAIDTIINQKANWESGDTNKQVRCIYVAIGQKGSTIASVKGALEDAGAMEYTTIVASPASDPAGFKYLAPYTGSAIGQHWMYGGKHVLIIFDDLSKQAEAYRAVSLLLRRPPGREAYPGDVFYLHSRLLERCAKLSDELGAGSMTGLPIIETKANDVSAYIPTNVISITDGQIFLQSDLFNANQRPAVDVGISVSRVGGDAQVKSIKKVSGTLKLELAQYRSLEAFAMFESDLDAASRRQLARGARLTELLKQPQYSPYPVEEQVVSIWAGTNGKLDEVPVPDVLRFERELLDYLGRNTQVLSTLRDTNVLSDDVVAELSRAVDGFKLEFQTGEGKPLASVGREEHQAISADEVGQEKIVKGRR comes from the coding sequence ATGGCAGATATCACCATCAGCCCGGATGAGATCCGCGACGCGCTGAAGGACTTCGTCTCGTCGTACGAGCCGGGCAAGGCCTCCACCACCGAGGTCGGCTACGTCATCGACGCCGCCGACGGCATCGCCCACGTCGAGGGACTCCCCGGCGTCATGGCCAACGAGCTCATCCGCTTCTCGAACGGAGTCCTGGGCCTCGCCCAGAACCTCGACGAGAACGAGATCGGCGTCGTCGTCCTCGGCGAGTTCTCCGGCATCGAGGAGGGCATGGAGGTCACCCGCACGGGCGAGGTCCTCTCCGTCCCCGTCGGTGACGGCTACCTCGGTCGCGTGGTCGACCCGCTCGGCAACCCGATCGACGGCCTCGGCGACATCGCCTCCGAGGGTCGCCGCGCTCTCGAGCTGCAGGCACCCGGCGTCATGTCGCGCAAGTCGGTCCACGAGCCGCTGCAGACCGGCATCAAGGCCATCGACGCGATGATCCCCGTCGGCCGCGGCCAGCGCCAGCTGATCATCGGCGACCGCCAGACCGGCAAGACGGCCATCGCGATCGACACGATCATCAACCAGAAGGCCAACTGGGAGTCGGGCGACACGAACAAGCAGGTCCGCTGCATCTACGTCGCCATCGGCCAGAAGGGCTCGACCATCGCCTCGGTGAAGGGCGCGCTCGAGGACGCCGGAGCCATGGAGTACACGACCATCGTCGCGTCCCCGGCCTCCGACCCCGCCGGCTTCAAGTACCTCGCCCCCTACACCGGCTCGGCCATCGGCCAGCACTGGATGTACGGCGGCAAGCACGTCCTGATCATCTTCGACGACCTGTCGAAGCAGGCCGAGGCCTACCGCGCCGTGTCGCTCCTCCTGCGCCGCCCGCCGGGACGCGAGGCGTACCCGGGTGACGTCTTCTACCTGCACTCCCGCCTGCTGGAGCGTTGCGCGAAGCTGTCCGACGAGCTCGGCGCCGGATCGATGACGGGTCTCCCGATCATCGAGACCAAGGCGAACGACGTCTCGGCGTACATCCCGACCAACGTGATCTCGATCACCGACGGCCAGATCTTCCTCCAGTCCGACCTCTTCAACGCCAACCAGCGTCCGGCGGTCGACGTGGGCATCTCGGTGTCGCGAGTCGGCGGCGACGCCCAGGTCAAGTCGATCAAGAAGGTCTCCGGAACGCTGAAGCTCGAACTCGCGCAGTACCGCTCGCTCGAGGCCTTCGCGATGTTCGAGTCCGACCTCGACGCGGCCTCGCGCCGCCAGCTCGCTCGTGGCGCGCGCCTGACCGAGCTGCTCAAGCAGCCGCAGTACTCGCCGTACCCCGTGGAGGAGCAGGTCGTCTCGATCTGGGCCGGCACGAACGGCAAGCTCGACGAGGTGCCCGTCCCCGACGTGCTGCGCTTCGAGCGCGAGCTGCTCGACTACCTGGGCCGCAACACGCAGGTCCTCTCCACGCTGCGCGACACCAACGTGCTCTCGGACGACGTCGTCGCCGAGCTGTCCCGTGCCGTCGACGGTTTCAAGCTCGAGTTCCAGACCGGCGAGGGCAAGCCCCTCGCCTCGGTCGGGCGCGAGGAGCACCAGGCGATCTCGGCCGACGAGGTCGGCCAGGAGAAGATCGTCAAGGGCCGTCGCTAA
- a CDS encoding F0F1 ATP synthase subunit delta yields MGSASRQALAAAKAELSAFHGHVSLEDAQQLFEAARVIDSQAQLRSALSDPSVDAATKRALVARVFAPFGVNAKRLLTVIAGHRWSSPSDLVAGIEEVGVRAIATSAPEGVSIERELQMFGAVVSSDAELELALGSKLAASDSKVSLVQRLLEGKASAETLAILRQLIAHPRGRRIPELVRFAAGVVADQGGFTIATVSVASPLPPHQLDRLRSALSRQYDRPVSVNMLVDPSLLGGMRLQVGDEVIDGTVSARLSDLKLQLAS; encoded by the coding sequence ATGGGAAGCGCGTCACGACAGGCCCTGGCTGCCGCGAAGGCGGAGCTGTCCGCGTTCCACGGCCACGTGTCGCTCGAGGACGCTCAGCAGCTCTTCGAAGCGGCGCGGGTCATCGACTCGCAGGCCCAGCTGCGTTCGGCCCTCTCGGACCCGAGCGTGGACGCGGCGACCAAGCGGGCTCTCGTGGCTCGCGTGTTCGCTCCGTTCGGGGTCAACGCGAAGCGCCTGCTGACCGTGATCGCGGGCCACCGCTGGTCGAGCCCGAGCGACCTCGTCGCCGGGATCGAGGAGGTCGGGGTCCGTGCGATCGCGACGTCCGCTCCGGAGGGCGTCTCGATCGAGCGCGAGCTGCAGATGTTCGGCGCGGTCGTCTCGTCCGACGCCGAGCTCGAGCTGGCTCTCGGCAGCAAGCTGGCCGCGTCCGACTCGAAGGTCTCGCTCGTCCAGCGCCTACTCGAGGGCAAGGCCTCGGCTGAGACCCTCGCGATCCTCCGGCAGCTGATCGCGCACCCGCGCGGTCGTCGCATCCCGGAGCTCGTGCGATTCGCCGCCGGCGTCGTCGCCGACCAGGGCGGTTTCACCATCGCCACGGTCTCGGTCGCGTCCCCGCTCCCGCCGCACCAGCTCGACCGCCTCCGGTCCGCGCTCTCGCGGCAGTACGACCGGCCCGTCTCTGTCAACATGCTCGTCGATCCGTCCCTCCTGGGCGGCATGCGACTGCAGGTCGGCGACGAGGTCATCGACGGGACCGTGTCCGCACGGCTCTCCGACCTGAAGCTCCAGCTCGCGTCCTGA
- a CDS encoding F0F1 ATP synthase subunit B, producing MFSTAVNIAAEEGDVPAVILIPEFYDFFWSGVIFLILLFFFWKLVLPRIQKLLDARSAAIEGNIAKADEAQRQAEAALEKYTAQLAEARAEAGVIREKANADGNAIVAAKKEQAQAEAERILHNAHAQIEADRQAAVVALRSEVGTLAIDLASGVIGESLNDDAKASAIVDRFLADLEASEKANS from the coding sequence GTGTTCAGCACCGCTGTGAACATCGCTGCGGAAGAAGGTGACGTCCCCGCGGTCATTCTGATCCCGGAGTTCTACGACTTCTTCTGGTCGGGGGTGATCTTCCTCATCCTCCTGTTCTTCTTCTGGAAGCTTGTCCTGCCGCGCATCCAGAAGCTGCTCGACGCGCGGTCCGCCGCCATCGAGGGGAACATCGCCAAGGCCGACGAGGCTCAGCGCCAGGCGGAAGCCGCTCTCGAGAAGTACACCGCTCAGCTCGCGGAAGCGCGCGCCGAGGCCGGAGTCATCCGCGAGAAGGCCAACGCCGACGGCAACGCGATCGTGGCGGCGAAGAAGGAGCAGGCTCAGGCCGAGGCCGAGCGCATCCTGCACAACGCGCACGCTCAGATCGAGGCGGACCGTCAGGCCGCCGTCGTCGCCCTGCGCTCCGAAGTCGGAACCCTCGCCATCGACCTCGCCTCCGGCGTGATCGGCGAGAGCCTCAACGACGACGCGAAGGCGTCCGCGATCGTGGACCGCTTCCTCGCCGACCTCGAGGCCTCGGAGAAGGCGAACAGCTGA